The DNA window GATGGCGGGCAGGGCGGCGGCTTCCAGCGCGCGCAGCAGCGTCTTGACGGTGTCGATGCCAAAACCGCTGTGCTCCATGTCGGCCAGCACGAAATCGCAGCCGGCGGCCTTCAGGATGTGGCCGATGCCCGGCGTGGCGAACTCGACCAGGAAGGTCCCGAACTTGGGCGCGCGGGTCCCGGTCAGCGCCTTGATCGTCATCGTCCCCTCCGGCGGCATGGCCCGGCTCAAGGCGCGCGGACCAGCCCGCCATCGAGCCGGAGGCACTGCCCGGTCAGATAGGCGCCGTCGTCCGACAGCAGGAACGAGACCAGGCCGCCGGCCTCGGCGGCGTGGCCGTAGCGGCCGAGCGGGATCTTCGCCCGCCGCTCCGCCTTTTCCGGCAGGCTGTCGATATAGCCGGGCAGCACCGTGTTGATGCGGATGCCGTGCCTGGCCTGGGTGTCGGCGTAGATCTTGGCGAAGTTGACCAGCGCGGCGCGCATGCAGGCCGAGGTGGCGAAGGTCTCCTCCGGCTCCGCGGCAGCGAAGGACGACATGATCACCACCGAGCCGCCGCCGGCCGCGACCAGCGCCGGCGTCGCCTTGCGGATCAGCCGGACCGCGCTGACGAACAGCAGGTCGTAGGCGCCCTGCCACTGGTCGTCGGTCAACTCCAGCAGCGTGCCCTTGGGCGCGTGGCCGGCATTGACCACGACGGCGTCGATGCGGCCGAAGCGCGCCTTCGCCCCGTCGACCAGCCGGTCGAGGTCTGTTTCCTCGGTCAGCGAGCCGGTGACGCCGAAGCCGCCGATCTCGTCCGCCAGCCGCTCGGCGCCGCCCGACGGCGACAGGGTCGCCACGTTCCAGCCGTCGGCGGCGAGCCGGCGGGCGATGGCCGCGCCGATGCCCTTGCCGGACGCGGTGACCAGCGCGGTCTTTGCGGTGGGTGTCGCGCTCATGCCGCCATCTCCTGCAGCCGGGTCCTGATCCAGTCGTGCAGCGGCGCCAGCCGTTGCGCCGTCGCGGCGTCCGCCGGGGCACCGGCCTCGGCGGCCTGCTGGCGCGCCTCCGCCGCGGCGGCGACGCGGTCGGCCCACGCCGACGCCCGCGCCATCACCGCGTCGGCGTCGGCGCCGAGGCCGTGCAGGTGCAGTTCGGTCTTGCGGAAGGTGCGGGGCACGACCTGCATCACTACCGTGCCGTCCGGTTCCGCCCACAGGCCGGTGGTCGGCCACAGCCAGGCGTAGCGGCCGCCGGCGCCCGGCGCCGGGCTGGCCGGGCCGTCGACCAGCACGTCGAGCACGGCTTTCCAGTTCGGGTTCAGCGCGCGCGTCTCGGCGCCGCAATGCGCCAGCCCGTCGAGCGGGATGTCGCCGGCCGCCGGCGCGTCGCCGCTGCGCGCATCCAGCCGCACGAAGACCAGCCCGCCGGCTTCCGCCTGCTGCAAGACTTCCAGCGGGTATCTGGCCAGGTCGCCGTCGTCGGGCGCCACCGGCTGCGGGGCGGAGACCAGCCGGCCGCGCGTGTCGTAGGTCCAGCCGTGGAAGCGGCAGCGGACCTGGGCGCAGCGGCCGCGGCCGTTGTCCAGCACCGGCATCTTCTGGTGCGAGCAGACGTTGCGGAAGCAGCGCACCGCGCCGTCGTCGCCGCGGATCGCGAACAGCGGCCAGCCGCCCAGGCCCAGCGCGGCATAGCTGCCTTCGCCGTCGAGGCTGGCGGCCGGCGCCACCACCTGCCAGCCGGTGCCGAAGATGGCCTTGCGTTCGGCCTGGAAGGTTATCGGGTCGGTATAGCTCTTCGCCTCCAGCAGCACCGCGTCGCCCATCCGTCGTCTATCCCCTCACCACAGCGCCTTGACCAGCAGCAGGCCGGCCGAGAGGGTGCAGATTGCCAGCACGCCGGTGCGGACGTAACCCTTGTCGACCAGCCTGGCGGCGAGGCCGGACACGGCGAAGCCGATCGCCATCGCCGGGATCAGCTTCACGCTCAGCGCCAGGTCGTGCCAATCGAAGGCGCCGAACGCGGCCAGCGCGGCGATCGACATCGCCGCGCCGACGGTGAAATAGGCGGCGATGGTGGCGCGCATCTGCGGCCCGGCGACGTTCTGGTACACGATCGCCATCGGCGGCGCGCCGACCGAGGTGATGGTGCCCATGAAGCCGGAGGCAGTGCCGGCGATGAACAGGTTGCGCTTGGAGGCCTCGACCCGCCAGCCGGACAGGCTGAGGCCCACGCCGGCCAGGATCATCAGCGCGAAGATGACCAGGAACTGCTCCGGCGGCAGCAGACCCACCACCAGGCCGGCCAGGAACGAGGCCGGAATACGCCCGGCCAGCGCCGAAGCGAGGTCGCCGTAACGGATCTGCGAGCGTTCGCGGATCGCCAGCAGCACGGCCAGGCCCAGCGCCAGCACCAGCAGCGGCCCCGGCACCATCACCGGGTCGATCACCGCCAGGATCGGCGCGGCGACGATGCCGAAGCCGACGCCGATCGAGCCCTGCACCAGCGCGGCAAGCGCGACCACCAGCGAGGCGAAGGCGAACGTCGTCCAGTCGGTAACCATCAGGTCGGCGAGGGTCACGCCGCGGCCACTCCGTCAGCCGGCGAGGTAGACGGTCTTGGTGGTGGTGTAGAAGTCCATCACGCCGTGGCCCGCCTGTTCCTTGTAGGTCTGGTTCGACGAATGCTTGATCCCGCCGAACGGCGCGGTCAGCGCGACGCCGGTGGTCGGGCTGTTCACCTTGATCACGCCGGCGTCGATGCGCTCGGCGAAGTCGATCGCCTTGCCGAGGTCGCGGGTGACCAGCGATGCGGCGAGGCCGTATTCGACGTCGTTGGCCATGGCCAGCGCCTGGTCGAGGTCGTCGACCCGCTGCAGGCCGACGACCGGCCCGAAGATCTCCTCGCGCTGCAGGCGCGCGCCGGCGGGCACGTCGGCGAACACCGTCGGGCGCACGAACCAGCCCTTGTCGCAGCCTTCGCCGGTGACGCGCTCGCCGCCGGCGACCAGCCGGGCGCCTTCCTCGCGGCCGAGCGCAACATAGCCCAGCACCGTGTTCATCTGGCCTTCGCTGGCCTGCGGGCCCATGCCGACGCCCTGATGCAGGCCGTTGCCGACCGCGATCGCCGCGGCCTTGGCGGCCACCTTCTCGACCACCGCGTCGTAGATGCTGCCGACCGCCAGCACCCGGCTGGTGCCGGTGCAGGCCTGGCCGCTGAGCCCGAAGGCGCCGCGCGCGATGACGGTCGCGGCCACTTCGGGGTCGGCGTCCTCCAGCACGATGCACGGGTTCTTGCCGCCCATCTCCAGCTGGGTGCGCCGCTCCGGCCCGGCCTTGGCATAGATGCCGCAGCCGGTGGCGTAGCTGCCGGTGAAGGTCACCGCGTTGGCGCCGGCGACGACGGCATCGCCGACCTCGGCGCCGCTGCCCTGGACCAGGGCGATCGCCTCCGCCGGCAGCCCCGCCTCCAGCAGCAGCTCGACCAGCCGCTGGCCCATCAGCGGGGTCAGCCCGGCCGGCTTGAACAGCACCGCGTTGCCGGCGGCCAGCGCCGGGCCGATCTTGCGGGCCGGGATCGAGATCGGGAAGTTCCACGGCGTGATCGCCGCGACGATGCCGACCGGCCGGCGCAGGGTCATCACGATCTGGCCGCCCTCGGCCGGGAAGGTCTCGCCGCGCAGCCGCAGCGCCTCGCCGGCATAGAGCCGGAAATTGGCGGCGGTCCGCTTCACCTCGTTGGACGACTCGGCCAGGGTCTTGCCTTCCTCGCGGGTCAGCTCGCGGGCCAGCTCGTCGGTGCGGGCCAGCATCAGCTCGGCCATGCGCTCCAGCACCTGCATGCGCTGCTCCGGCGACGACTTCGCCCACGCCGCCGCGCCGCGGCGCAGGCCGGCGACCGCCGCCTCGACATCGGCCGGGCCGGATGCGGGGAAGGCGCCGATCAGGTCGTCGGTGTCGGCCGGGTTGCGACGCTCGAAGCTGCGGCCGGTGGCGGCCGGCCGCCACTGACCGGCGACGAAATTCAGGTTCGCGCTCACGCCTTCTTCGCCTGGTCCGGAACTGTGACGGCACCGCCGCCGGTGCGCTGCATGTGGTCGGCGAAGGCCTGGATGCCGGCCTCGCACACCGCGATGTCCTGCTCGCCGTTGCCGCCGGACACGCCGATGCCGCCGACGACCTGGCCGTCGACATAGATCGGGAAGCCGCCGACGAACACCGTGATCCGGCCGCCGTGCTGGGTGAAGATGCCCCAGGCCTCCTCGCCCGGATAGGTGTTGGTGAAGGTATGGGTGACGCGGCGATGGCCGGCGGCGGTGAACGCCTTGTTCTCGGCGATCTGCACGCTGGTCACCTTGGCGCCGTCGAGCCGGCGCAGCGCGATCGGATAGCCGGCGTCGTCGGCGATGCAGATGACGTGCTTGTTGCCGAGTTCCTCGGCCTTGCGCTGGGCGGCGTCCAGAATCAACTCGGCCTCGGCGAGGTCGAGCGCCTGCTTGGTGATCATGAGGGCAGTTCTCTCCCGTGGGTGACCGCCCACTTGTAGCCCGGATGGAGCGAAGCGCAATCCGGGGCACTCGGCAGCATTGTCAGGGGTCCCGGATTGCGCTTCGCTCCATCCGGGCTACGGATCAGTGCGTCTACTCAGCGGCGACCTGCATCGGCTCGGCCAGGTACTTGTTGTACAGGCCGTCGAGATAGAGCCGGCGCATCATCGTCGCTTCCTTGACGCAGCGGATGCACGCCTCCTTCTTCTCGTCGCTGTCGGCCAGCCGCTCGAGGATCTCGAAGCCGCGCTCGCCGTGCTCGGTGTCGGCGATGATGTGCAGCCGGAAGAACACGACCTCCTCCTCGGTGAAGCCGTATTGCTCGATCAGCGGCGGCGTGGTGCGGCTGTAGATCTGCGGCACCTGGCTCTCCAGCCCGACCAGCAGGCCGGCGACCGCCTCGTGGGTCGGCCGGTATGACTGGCGGAAGCACCAGGACTGCAGGCCCAGCGTCTCCGGCAGCAGCTCGCCGTTCAGCTGGGCGTTCTCGATCTCGGCGCGGCTCTTGCCGCAATGCTCGGCGAACTCGATCAGCAGGTCGGTGTGCTTGACCTGCGGGAAGCCCTCCTCGCCGACGAAGCCTTCCTCCTCCATCATGTTCTCGAGCAGGAACTCGCGGATCTGCTGGTCCGGCGCGTTGGCGTAGACCGTGCCGCACCACCACGGGAAATGATGGACGTAGTGATAGTGCTGCTTGGCCCATTCGCCGAGCAGCTCGCGGTTCAGCCCGCCGGTCACCCAGGCCTCGCTCCACGGATGCACCTTGGAATGGCGGCCCTGGATCGCCGCCTCGACCTTCTCGCGGAACGCGCTTTTCGCCATCTGACCGATCCTCCTCGACATGCCGGCGCTCGAAAGTCCGGATACTGTATACAATCCTTTTTCGGGATCAAGACCGTTGTGCCGCCGCCGACCGGCCCGGTTCAGCCGCCGGCGATGCTGCGCCAGACCGCGCCGGCGACCGCCACGTCCTCCAGTGCGATGCCGACCGACTTGAACACCAGCACGCCGCCTTCGGAGACCCGGTGCGCATCCGGCGCGGCCAGCGCCGTCGCCGCCTCGACAACGGCGTCGCGGCGCAGCGCACCGGCGGCCTCTGCCAGGATCAGGTCGCCG is part of the Alphaproteobacteria bacterium genome and encodes:
- a CDS encoding sulfite exporter TauE/SafE family protein produces the protein MTLADLMVTDWTTFAFASLVVALAALVQGSIGVGFGIVAAPILAVIDPVMVPGPLLVLALGLAVLLAIRERSQIRYGDLASALAGRIPASFLAGLVVGLLPPEQFLVIFALMILAGVGLSLSGWRVEASKRNLFIAGTASGFMGTITSVGAPPMAIVYQNVAGPQMRATIAAYFTVGAAMSIAALAAFGAFDWHDLALSVKLIPAMAIGFAVSGLAARLVDKGYVRTGVLAICTLSAGLLLVKALW
- a CDS encoding iron-containing redox enzyme family protein, coding for MAKSAFREKVEAAIQGRHSKVHPWSEAWVTGGLNRELLGEWAKQHYHYVHHFPWWCGTVYANAPDQQIREFLLENMMEEEGFVGEEGFPQVKHTDLLIEFAEHCGKSRAEIENAQLNGELLPETLGLQSWCFRQSYRPTHEAVAGLLVGLESQVPQIYSRTTPPLIEQYGFTEEEVVFFRLHIIADTEHGERGFEILERLADSDEKKEACIRCVKEATMMRRLYLDGLYNKYLAEPMQVAAE
- a CDS encoding aldehyde dehydrogenase family protein → MSANLNFVAGQWRPAATGRSFERRNPADTDDLIGAFPASGPADVEAAVAGLRRGAAAWAKSSPEQRMQVLERMAELMLARTDELARELTREEGKTLAESSNEVKRTAANFRLYAGEALRLRGETFPAEGGQIVMTLRRPVGIVAAITPWNFPISIPARKIGPALAAGNAVLFKPAGLTPLMGQRLVELLLEAGLPAEAIALVQGSGAEVGDAVVAGANAVTFTGSYATGCGIYAKAGPERRTQLEMGGKNPCIVLEDADPEVAATVIARGAFGLSGQACTGTSRVLAVGSIYDAVVEKVAAKAAAIAVGNGLHQGVGMGPQASEGQMNTVLGYVALGREEGARLVAGGERVTGEGCDKGWFVRPTVFADVPAGARLQREEIFGPVVGLQRVDDLDQALAMANDVEYGLAASLVTRDLGKAIDFAERIDAGVIKVNSPTTGVALTAPFGGIKHSSNQTYKEQAGHGVMDFYTTTKTVYLAG
- a CDS encoding Rieske (2Fe-2S) protein, with protein sequence MGDAVLLEAKSYTDPITFQAERKAIFGTGWQVVAPAASLDGEGSYAALGLGGWPLFAIRGDDGAVRCFRNVCSHQKMPVLDNGRGRCAQVRCRFHGWTYDTRGRLVSAPQPVAPDDGDLARYPLEVLQQAEAGGLVFVRLDARSGDAPAAGDIPLDGLAHCGAETRALNPNWKAVLDVLVDGPASPAPGAGGRYAWLWPTTGLWAEPDGTVVMQVVPRTFRKTELHLHGLGADADAVMARASAWADRVAAAAEARQQAAEAGAPADAATAQRLAPLHDWIRTRLQEMAA
- a CDS encoding SDR family oxidoreductase is translated as MSATPTAKTALVTASGKGIGAAIARRLAADGWNVATLSPSGGAERLADEIGGFGVTGSLTEETDLDRLVDGAKARFGRIDAVVVNAGHAPKGTLLELTDDQWQGAYDLLFVSAVRLIRKATPALVAAGGGSVVIMSSFAAAEPEETFATSACMRAALVNFAKIYADTQARHGIRINTVLPGYIDSLPEKAERRAKIPLGRYGHAAEAGGLVSFLLSDDGAYLTGQCLRLDGGLVRAP
- a CDS encoding heme-binding protein; the encoded protein is MITKQALDLAEAELILDAAQRKAEELGNKHVICIADDAGYPIALRRLDGAKVTSVQIAENKAFTAAGHRRVTHTFTNTYPGEEAWGIFTQHGGRITVFVGGFPIYVDGQVVGGIGVSGGNGEQDIAVCEAGIQAFADHMQRTGGGAVTVPDQAKKA